A genome region from Sphaerisporangium krabiense includes the following:
- a CDS encoding glucose-6-phosphate dehydrogenase assembly protein OpcA, which produces MTSFLMSSTTASEVAAQLTRLRHQLGAPAVGMVLTIVVVCDESHQYDAVRAASEASREHPSRILAVIPREREEGTRLDAELRVGELTTGEVVLLRLYGELTEHADSVLAPLLLTDIPVVVWWPGDAPQAPAKDPVGAFGQRRVTDARSAPDQVAAIKSRIHGYSPGDTDLTWTRITAWRSLLAAAFDQPVGEVIDGYVEGEAGHPSACLLAVWLSSKLDAPIRVAESKGPGLTTVRLRTNDGEVIVERHDSRTATLKRPGQPDRQVALARRSTAELLAEELRRLDPDEVYEETIRGVAAL; this is translated from the coding sequence GTGACCAGCTTCCTCATGAGCAGCACCACGGCCTCCGAGGTGGCCGCGCAGCTCACCCGCCTGCGCCACCAGCTCGGCGCCCCGGCCGTCGGCATGGTGCTCACCATCGTCGTGGTGTGCGACGAGAGCCACCAGTACGACGCGGTGCGCGCCGCCTCCGAGGCCTCGCGCGAGCATCCCTCGCGCATCCTCGCGGTCATCCCGAGAGAGCGCGAGGAGGGCACCCGCCTGGACGCCGAGCTGCGGGTCGGCGAGCTGACGACGGGCGAGGTCGTGCTGCTGCGCCTGTACGGCGAGCTGACCGAGCACGCCGACTCGGTGCTCGCGCCGCTGCTGCTCACCGACATCCCCGTGGTGGTCTGGTGGCCGGGCGACGCGCCGCAGGCCCCGGCCAAGGACCCGGTGGGGGCGTTCGGCCAGCGCCGGGTCACCGACGCCCGCTCCGCGCCGGACCAGGTCGCCGCGATCAAGAGCAGGATCCACGGCTACTCCCCCGGCGACACCGACCTGACCTGGACGCGCATCACGGCGTGGCGCAGCCTGCTGGCGGCGGCGTTCGACCAGCCCGTCGGCGAGGTGATCGACGGCTACGTCGAGGGCGAGGCGGGCCACCCGAGCGCCTGCCTGCTCGCGGTGTGGCTGTCGTCCAAGCTGGACGCGCCGATCCGCGTGGCCGAGTCCAAGGGGCCGGGCCTGACGACGGTGCGGCTGCGCACGAACGACGGCGAGGTGATCGTCGAGCGGCACGACTCGCGCACCGCCACGCTGAAGCGGCCAGGGCAGCCGGACCGGCAGGTGGCGCTGGCCCGCAGGTCCACCGCCGAGCTGCTGGCCGAGGAGCTGCGCCGCCTGGACCCCGACGAGGTGTACGAGGAGACGATCAGGGGCGTGGCCGCCCTCTGA